A part of Asterias rubens chromosome 14, eAstRub1.3, whole genome shotgun sequence genomic DNA contains:
- the LOC117299163 gene encoding uncharacterized protein LOC117299163, which produces MLSQIKQKLPEEHRIAYYKSVRDDHTEDSFTGLVKWLYRQLLLLEKAKPAGVDSPSTPPPQQYRMSKSSNAATVNESQQYQPGKDRWPGVGGTWSCPLTVTEIDQPCGDTLIILPEHLHQYNHLSEVDIPIASSETIDVLLGVDNTHLMIWEDYILGGKSNEPVAVRSPFGWFIQGGRSASSTCLLNYVNVSAIGPIEEFIGLESVGLEPRRYKCSTDLLNEGATKAMEQSVTQLPDGSYEIQLPWKKSPEDLPDNYVFAVKRQKSLQNQFRNRPEEWETYCKQMREQLKRGVSRKVSKEELQRDRDAGMKMWFLPHFAVTKDNSCQSSIRCEVYELTTVTFGGKPSPTAAIVTLRHVVAVHAPGDDHMKKLVVDQFYMDDLNESVVDTEKALNLKSKLTKTLQKGNFAIRKWKSNKEEVCDSTEDNKLAVALGTKWDLKKDALRVKEVKPLQNTSTKRNIFDQTASYYDVFGMLSGILVRPKILLQKLWQLNLD; this is translated from the exons ATGCTGAGCCAAATTAAACAGAAGCTACCAGAGGAGCATCGTATCGCCTACTATAAGAGCGTGCGAGATGACCACACTGAGGATTCCTTCACCGGACTTGTCAAGTGGTTGTATAGACAGCTACTATTACTGGAGAAGGCGAAGCCGGCCGGTGTGGATAGTCCATCGACCCCTCCACCACAACAATACAGAATGTCCAAGTCTTCAAATGCTGCCACAGTAAATGAGTCCCAGCAGTACCAGCCTGGCAAGGATAGATGGCCAGG AGTTGGAGGAACATGGTCATGCCCATTGACTGTCACTGAAATTGACCAACCCTGCGGTGACACTCTGATAATACTACCGGAACATCTCCATCAGTACAACCATCTCTCTGAAGTTGACATTCCCATTGCCTCATCAGAGACCATCGATGTACTACTTGGTGTTGACAACACACACCTGATGATCTGGGAAGACTACATCCTCGGTGGAAAGTCCAATGAACCTGTAGCTGTCAGATCCCCTTTTGGCTGGTTCATTCAAGGTGGAAGATCTGCTAGCTCAACCTGTCTGTTGAACTATGTCAATGTGTCAGCTATCGGACCAATCGAAGAGTTCATCGGCCTGGAGAGTGTTGGCCTTGAGCCAAGAAGGTATAAATGCTCTACCGACCTCCTCAACGAAGGCGCAACCAAAGCAATGGAACAAAGTGTGACCCAACTCCCAGATGGTTCGTATGAGATTCAACTTCCGTGGAAGAAGTCGCCCGAAGATCTTCCGGACAACTACGTTTTTGCAGTAAAAAGGCAGAAGAGCCTACAGAATCAGTTTAGGAATAGGCCCGAAGAATGGGAAACCTACTGCAAGCAAATGAGGGAGCAACTTAAGAGAGGAGTTTCTAGAAAAGTCTCAAAGGAAGAGTTGCAACGAGACAGAGATGCTGGGATGAAGATGTGGTTCCTACCTCATTTTGCTGTCACCAAAGACAACTCCTGTCAGAGTAGTATACGATGCGAAG TATACGAGTTGACAACAGTCACCTTTGGGGGCAAGCCATCTCCAACTGCCGCTATTGTCACCCTAAGACACGTTGTAGCTGTTCATGCACCCGGTGATGACCACATGAAGAAATTGGTCGTGGACCAGTTTTACATGGACGACCTCAATGAATCCGTTGTCGACACCGAAAAAGCTCTCAATCTAAAGTCCAAACTGACGAAGACACTACAAAAGGGCAATTTCGCCATCAGAAAATGGAAATCTAACAAAGAGGAAGTGTGCGACAGTACAGAGGATAACAAGCTAGCAGTGGCTTTGGGGACTAAGTGGGATCTTAAGAAGGACGCTTTGAGGGTCAAGGAAGTAAAGCCACTGCAGAATACATCTACCAAACGCAACATTTTTGACCAAACAGCCTCCTACTATGACGTTTTTGGTATGTTGTCGGGTATTCTCGTTCGACCCAAGATCCTTTTGCAAAAATTATGGCAACTAAACCTAGATTAG